From the genome of Mercenaria mercenaria strain notata unplaced genomic scaffold, MADL_Memer_1 contig_1550, whole genome shotgun sequence:
TCCGGACAATTCATTGTTGAAATAGTGAGACTATCAAATACAGTTTATTAGCCCGGAATTATACTTGACTGCGAAAGTGTACGAATTACTTATTAATCGAAAATTGTACTTCTAAAACTATAATCAGAATACagaaatagagatttttctggtGGTGGGGGGTTGcacttatattttatttcagactatgaataaagattttgttttcGTTTATCTTTTTATAATTCTTTTTGAACGGATGatttgtacggtgcccctaaagtgacatgagACGGATTTATTTTCATCCAGAACctgcatttttatttcataaaacgtaatattatttcgtaaaaacgaaatgctATTTCATAAAAACGCAGTATTATTTCGTAATTACGAAATGTATTTCGCAAGAACGTAATATTACGTTTACACAAAATACATTTTCGTAAAAACTgaacaatattacatttttacgaaataaaattatatttattatactttTACGAAACACACTTCGTAATTACGAAATGTAATATTACGTTTTTACAAAGTACATTTCGTAATTACGGAATATTATTACGTTTGTACGAAAAAGAATTAcgttttttactaaattatatcACATTTTTACGAAAAATTATTACGTTTTTTCACGAAATAATAGTACAatttttacgaaataatattACGTTTTAACGAAATAGTATTACGTTTATACGAAATACATTTCGTATTTACGACATAAGATTAAgtttttacgaaataatatttttttacgtTCTTATGTAATACATTTCGTAATTATGAAACAAAATTATGTctcatgtcactttaggggctcCGTAAATTTGTGTTTATTTGCGACGTTTATTTAGTTTCTAGTTTggttcttttaaaacatttatatatatgtatttatttgatatttatatttagcaCGATTCGTGTTGATTTCTCTGTCAAAAGgttaaaatgtcaattttatttattaGCCTACATTTACTGTTACCAAAATAACAAGCGTACATCGGTTAAGAACAACCGTAATAATAAGTGATGTAGCCATAGTTTAGTTATCTTCTTTTATCTTCGTCgttattatctttatttatttaacaatgaaGAAACGATCTTTATTTCCCTGATAACAGGCtgatacggacggacggacacaatATTGTGTCATGTGatcatcattttgtaaaatatgttaaagtgTAACAACTCTTAAAgtgtttattaatatatttttattcccGTGTTGTTAGTTATTGTGatttaatttactgaaaaaagaACACATTAGATTGGACTTTAAACAAGGTTTATCCTAATCTGTGAAAGATAGATCTTCTTGTGAGAAAAGGTAATGATTTAGAGTTAAACAGTTTATCAAGTTGAAATTTTCTGAATAGTTTATCATTAAGGTAGTAGAGTCCAGTTTTCATCAGCACAACGAAATCAGTTATTTTCGAAAGAATTAAACAAACAACGTTGATTTTTTATTGTAGCAAACAACTGTCACAGAAAAAACAAGGCTTTAGTTATAGCAGTTGTGATTTAAAAAAGTGGTTTCGAGTTAACTTTTGGTCGGAGCGCACTACCCCCAGACTCAAATCGTAAGGACTTTTTCCTACCACCTCCTGGGATGAAGCAACCATAGTTTATGAATCCTATAGTATATGATCTTCAACTTGAATAGAACGAGGTTTAAAAAGATGATTTTCTCTTCAAACttatgaaaatactttaaaaaccttTTAATTGTTTCTTATAACATCTTTATTATTAGATAAAATCCGTATGTATATGAAGATTTATGTTTCAGAAGATGCGTACAACCTTATTGTCTGTGTTATCAATTATCGTATATGTTAACCCAGTGCATTCTGATATAGACTATACCGTGTGTAACCCGCTGAATGCAACAGTCGGTAAGTACATACTAAATAATGTTAATCTTATGTTAGGAAGAATGAAATGCAATCACACTTAAAATATTGGGCTACTCCTTCATAAGAAAGAATAGAAcgcaataaacaaaacaatagcaagTTAATCCTTTGTAAGAAAACACCGAACGCATCCAAGCTAAACAATAGCAGGTTCAGAAAGAATAGAACGCAGTAAATCAAAACAATAGCAGGTTCAGAAAGAATAGAACGCAgtaaagcaaaacaatagcaggtTCAGAAAGAATAGAACGCAgtaaagcaaaacaatagcaggtTCAGAAAGAATAGAACACAGTAGGGCAAAACAATAGCAGGTTCAGAAAGAATAGAATGCAgtaaagcaaaacaatagcagattcAGATTGAATAGAACGCAgtaaagcaaaacaatagcagattcAGATTGAATAGAACGCAGTAaggcaaaataatagcaggtTCAGAAAGAATAGAACGAGGAAGGCAAAACAATAGCAAGTTCAGAAAGAAAAGAACGCAgtaaagcaaaacaatagcaagTTCAGAAAGAAAAGAACGCAgtaaagcaaaacaatagcaggtTCAGAAAGAATAGAATGCAgtaaagcaaaacaatagcaggtTCAGAAAGAATAGAACGcggtaaaacaaaacaatagcaggtTCAGATTGAATAGAACGCAgtaaagcaaaacaatagcaggtTCAGAAAGAATAGAACgcagtaaaacaaaacaatagcaggtTCAGATTGAATAGAACGCAgtaaagcaaaacaatagcaggtTCAGATTGAATAGAACGCAgtaaagcaaaacaatagcagacttatcctttaaaaaaaagaacagaacgAAACCAAGCTGAACAATAGTAGGCTTATCCTACATAAGAAAgaatagaaagcaaccaagctaAATAgcaggtttgattgagtctgttcatatgCTATATGAATATATATGCCTTATGAATATATAAACTATCCTCTCAAATTAAACAGAATTTTGTTATTCTAATATCCTTCTAATTCATTTTGATTCAATATACattcaatatacattttaaaagtttcactTTCACTCGGAAAAGTTTGATTTCGAACAGGATAGTTATTGGTAACCAGCTGTGTTTGCTTTTAGTACATGTCACGTTCTTGTTGTTACTCAGACTATTGATAACGCACTGAAGTATTTATGTATAAAGCATTTTAtggtacatgtattataattcattcatatataaatatacttGAGATACtcgtaagagcgttggtctacggatcgcggggtcgtgagttcgatcctcgggcggggcgtattttctccgtgactatttgataaacgacattgtgtctgacatcattagtcctccacctctgattcatgtggggaagttggcagttacttgcggagaacaggtttgtactggtacagaatccaggaaaactggttaggttaactgcccgccgttacataactgaaatactgttgaaaaatggcgttaaacccaaaacaaaacaaacatgagATACACAGAGAAAATATCCAAAACCgtagtatatatattatatatagtcaTTTTGTGAGATATTGTAATGAAATTGCACCATCTTATTCATACAGAACATTATCtgattcaataaaatttattttgtagagagcataaatattaatataaaccAAGTTTATTGCAACTTCTAAATTTAATACTACACATATGATATTTTGTAGTTCCCCCGCCACCACCGGAACTCGCTAAGTCATATTCAACACGAGTGGAATGGAAATGGTTGAATACAAATACCACCGTGGATATCACGGAAATATACAACGGCATCACACAAATGGGTAGTCAAGACATGTACATTGAGGGTCAAGATGTCAAAGTGATATATGATTATAAGGAAAATCAGTATATAACATATACACAACGTAAGTGTCATTTATATTCACGAAGTACTTATATGCTACTAAGTTCTTTTTATCAAAGCCGAGTGGATAGAAACTGTTTATAGAATATATTCATGCAAATACTGAGAAaacatttataggttattagatttttTTGTAGAGAAATATGCGCGACTTTTGCAGAGATTTTAGGAGTGCAAAGAATGTGTGCATATTTTTACATCTAAatcatttattacttttaaatgatACACATTTGTTCTTTGCGCTGAGAAATGTAAAAATTTCAATAGGTACACAACTTTATTGAGAATGTGCGACTAGTGTGGGAGAAACACGCAATAGAGATGATGTGCTTTTTAGTTTTACTTATGTGTCAAATTATTGCGGTCGGAATCTTcagttatttttttctagttataagcattaaaaagtaaattacaaataCAACGTTGCTTTGAATGAGCCATGAAGTATTATCGGTCAGCTGAGGCTAACATTAGTTCTCCGAATGTTGACAATATTTCTGTTCTGCGCAAAGAAATGAATAATTCACTAAACAATACCTATGTATAAGGTATAAATAATGTATCATGCGTAAATACTGCAGCAAAGTGTCAGGAAAAATTatgtagtttcagacaaaaacaatataaaagtcatatttttaatctatgaaaaGGAAGATCAATAATTTTCCATCTATTTTGAATCCCTGGCAGTTAAACTGTGAACCCATTTGCAGGCAGTGTTTTTGTCTAAAACCTTGATACAAAAATATCAACATCAATAACTGTGTCCATAAAGATAAATATGACCAAAGTTAAAAATTTAGTTACATTCTCTGTCCAGACAAAACAGCTACCGTTTTTATATGAATTGTACGGCGAACAGATTTTGGTAGAGAAAGTTATTTTCAGTATAATCATTGGTATAAACGTAATATAATGCCCAGTATTTTGAAATTGAGAAAATGGGTACCCATTTGTATTAATCGCCAAACGCATTAATTTCAAATCGAATGTACGTTTTAATTCCGTCTTGTACTTGTTGTACAAGCAATATAAAATCTCACTGATCTTCCACATTTGGCGTCTATAAATACCCGTATTCAAACTCGAAAAATAACTGTTATTCATATTTTACGCGAGTACGAGTACATTTAaagacaagaaatatctttaaaaatgatggtcggcgaattgtaataaggaaagaagtttatgaatttatcatctaacattcatctttcatctaacatttttcaaattgcaaaactaaacaccgcactttaacaatttaaatggttctcttttaatttttcgcaaaggtttcgtagggttgcaattttgtttcgtttatccttaggcGAATAATTACAGctgcagtagtttgatgaagattcatgaagcggttcatgagaagaggtcattaaacgtgtttatatttttagctaaattggtccctatccccatttgtaacaaaatagcaggagaccttacgatattgttacacatcgagtttgataaaaatccattacattttagtggttaatgcgaagaaaggcatatctacttttagctatagtggtccctaatagggtccAAGTTcctatttaaataaatttgaaagaggaccttataatgatgctccagaccaagtatgacaaagatccaccaagctgttcatgagacgctgtataaaggcatttctagttttagctctagcagcccctaaaaggggttaaatgtcccagctgaacaaagttggctgcggaccttataaagatgctacaaatcaagtttgattagaatacatgagaaaaaatcaatttaaggattttttatttattatttttttttatttctaaaataagccaactgatcccgctttaacaaatgcatattcgctattcatgaatctttggacaatgacgtcacatttataaaaaagtgaaggtcaagcaaaacatacaattgtaattatttcaatatttctgtttcataagcaaagtttgaccgtagtcatatcacatagataaactgtatgcagcgtaccttcatttcagagtaatgagattcagtcattatatacatgtagcatatatataataaaacagatttcaactgagtttaatatttgcataccatactaaagaaaaatattcatatataataaatcagttaaataatttataacaaatatatcaaaggaaacaagtactcattttaatatgcaatctgaataagtcacaaaagcaagaaaccttttcatatacagacgacaattgcaacaaggaaaatcttttaaaaagcacttctctacataaaagactcttatcacacccttattcatgtgatacgcagactgtattcagctctttctttaatttgatatatgttggtatttgaacaggttttcatcatatttatcaaacttaCTTATCactttgagatatatcaatattattgctaaatatactgagccgaAGTTAGCTTTAAAACCGTGAACAGCGTCGttaaggataaacgctttgtctacatttcactcagcgtggcacaatcaacagagtgaaagaaattgacactctcgtccaatcaggcagggtgttgcataaatcttccattttgatgaattatctataatgcgttatcaagtagtttaatttgcaaactgaagtcacgtggcataggtaacgaaaacgaatttagacggcgtcgccgaaaaacagttgttgttgttgataatgaTGTAATTGCTGTTCTTGTTTTCATAACGTTTGATATATTTACAagatacatttaaataatacacATAAATGACATCATTCTCACAAAAATACTTTGAAGCGTCGGTTGGTTCTGACATTGTTATGTTTATCATTACGCTGACCACCGAATATAGTGTCGGCTAATTTTTGTCGATTGCATTTCAAGAAGATGATTATAT
Proteins encoded in this window:
- the LOC128551683 gene encoding uncharacterized protein LOC128551683, translated to MRTTLLSVLSIIVYVNPVHSDIDYTVCNPLNATVVPPPPPELAKSYSTRVEWKWLNTNTTVDITEIYNGITQMGSQDMYIEGQDVKVIYDYKENQYITYTQRDGCVVKGLGTLAFYDNKIWLTAFKLLYNIARRADV